A window of Bacillota bacterium genomic DNA:
TGCGCTCGGAATCGGTGCTGAGGATGGGCTTGATCAACTTCATCAGCGCCCCTCGGAAGAAGAGCGGGAAGAGCAGCGCGGATAAGGCCGTGGTCAAAACCCCGACGATCAGTCCTCCGATCACCGACCACCAGAACGCGCTCAAGGTCAAACCAAAGACCCTCCCAACGGTTCCCGACTGCCAGGACGCTATTATGCCCTCACCTCGGGAACCCCGTGCGCCGAACAGGCGTCAAGGCTCGGGCCCATCGCCCGGGCCCTCCTGTTACGTATACCCGTTACGTCTACTACATCCCAGCTAGACGAAGCTTGCCTGCTCACCACCGGCGGGCGGGCGGAATAGCATAAGGAAGGACTCGCGGCCCCCGGGGCTCGCCCGCCCCGCGGCTGGGCCGCCGGCGCGTCCGCACGCACACGGCCCAAAGGAGAGGGAGCAAAGTGACCAGTCGCGACAGGTATCCGAGCCACGAACGACCGCCGAAGGCCTGGGGCGGTCTCGTATCCCCGCCGATGGGGGGTCGTTCACGCCCGCCCCGACGAGCCGGGGTGACCATGGTCATCGACAAGGGCATGGGGACCACGGAAACCGCCGGTCTGCTCGAGCTGGCCGCGGACTACATCGATTTCTGGAAGTTGCCCTTCGGCACGTCGGCCTTCTACCCCGAACCGACCCTCCGCCGGAAGCTCGAAATCCTTACCCAAAGCGGGGTCAAGTCCTACCCCGGCGGGACCTTCCTCGAGGTGGCCATCTGGCAGGATCGCCTGGAGCCTTTCCTGACCAAGGCCAAGGACCTCGGCTTCACCGCCATCGAGGTCTCCGACGGGACGATCCCGCTCCTCCCCGAGGAGCGCGAACGGGCCATCCGCCTGTCCCACGAATTGGGCTTCACCGTCCTGTCCGAAGTGGGCAAGAAGGATCCCCGCGAGCGCATCCCATGGGAGACCATGCGCCGGATCATTCAGGAGGACCTGAGCCAGGGAGTGCGGTTCGTCATCGTCGAGGGCCGTGAGATGGGGCGCGGCGTGGGCATCTACAACGAGGCCGGCCAGATCGTCGACGAGGAGGTCTCCAAGATCCTGTCGGCCGTCCGCGACACCAACCTGATCATCTGGGAGGCGCCCCTCAAGAACCAGCAGGAGCAACTGATCCTCCGCTTCGGCCCCAACGTCAACCTGGGGAACATCCCGCCCGCCGAGATCCTGGCCCTCGAGTCCCTGCGAACGGGGCTGCGGGCGGACACCCTGAGGGCCTCGCTGTATAAGACCTAGCCTGGCACGCCGCACAAGACCTGATCTGGGTGACGCGGGCTCCGCTCCCAATCCCGCCCAATCGCCTCACATTCTGCCAGCCCCGGCGTACTATGTAGCGCTGAGGGGCGGCCAGGAAAGGACGGCCAGCGATTGGTCACCGACCGCTCCGGCCGCTCCGGCCGCATCGTCATCAGCGAGTACCTCTGGGAGGAGGGCCTGGCCGAGGTCGACCACCGGTTCCGGATCAGCTACGACCGAACCCTCTTCGCCGACGTGGACCGGCTGAGGCGCGAGGTGGGCTCGGCCGAGGCCCTCATCGTCCGCAACCAGACCCGCGTCGACGACGCCCTCATGCGCCTGGGACCGACCCTGCGAGTGGTCGGCCGGCTGGGAGTCGGCCTCGACAACATCGACGTCGGAGCCGCCCACCGCCGGGGCGTCGAAGTCGTCTACGCCCCCGAGGCCAACGCCACATCGGTCGCCGAGTTCGCCGTCGCCGCCGCCCTCGCCCTCAGCCGTCGCCTGATCCCGGCGCACCTCCACACGGTGGCCGGGGGTTGGGACCGGACCAGTTTCTCCGGGGGTGAGCTTTCCGGCAAGACCGCCGGGATCATCGGCCTCGGCCGCATCGGTGAGCTGGTCGCCCACCGTCTGAAGGCCTTCGGCCTGAGGCTCCTGGCCTTCGACCCGCGGCTGTCCCCGACCGACCTGACGGTCATCGAGAACGGGATCACTCTGGTTCCCTGGCCGGACATCTTGGCCGAGGTGGACCTGATCACCCTGCACCTGCCCCTGACCGCCGAGACGGTCAACCTCGTCGGCCGGGAAGAGCTCGGCCGGATGCGGCCTACAGCCATGCTTGTCAACACTTCCCGCGGCGGAGTCTTGGATGAGAAGGCCTTATATGAGGCCCTGACAGAAGGCCATATAGCCGGGGCTGCCCTGGACGTCAGGCGGCATGAGCCGCCGAGGACGGGCGTCGACCCAGACTTCTCCCGCTTCGACAACGTCGTCCTGACCCCGCACATCGCCGGCCTCACCCGGGAAGCCGACCTCAAGGTGACCCGAACGGTCCTGCTGGACGTGCAACGGGTCCTCCGGGGCGAGCCACCGAGTTTCCCGGCGAGTGCCGCGACATTGTCCTTCCCGCGTCCCGCGAAGATGAACGGAGGTTGATCCGCCGTGTTGCGGATGATGGCCAAGTCCAAGCTCCACCGGGTGACCTGCACCCAGGCCAACCTGAACTACGTGGGGAGCATCACCCTCGACCGGGCGCTGATGGACGCGGCCGGGATCGTCCCCTACGAGATGGTCCAGATCACCAACATCGCCAACGGCACCTGGTGGCAGACCTACGCCATCCCCGGGGACGCCGGCTCCGGAGTGGTCTGCCTCAACGGGGCTTCGGCCCGCCACTTCCACCCAGGCGACAAGGTGATCGTCATCTCCTACGGGTACTACAGCGAGGCGGAGGTCAAGCGGCTGGTCCCGAAGATCGTCTTCGTCGACCGGAAGAACCGGATCACCGAGGTCGCCTCGGAGGAGATCCCGTTCACCGAATACCTGCCGCCGGACGAACGGTAGGTCGGGGCCTCGGGGGCCCGGGACGGTCTGGTCGCGAAAAAAACGACGGGCAGGCGCACCGGTGAGGTGAGCCTGCCCTAGAACGGCTGTAGGTCGACGTCCCCCCAAGCCCCCAGCTTATCCCCGATGATGACGACGGCCCCCAGGAGGCCGCGGATCCGCCCGGCCACCCGCAGCCCGGCCTCGATGTCGTCGGCCGTCTTGACCCGGTTGCCGATGGCGGTGGCCGCGGCATCGGCCAGGGCCGCGTCCCTGGCCACGACGACGGTGGCGTCGGTGCGGCCGAAGCTCAGTGACGGGCCGACCGTCCCGGCCGAGGTGCACACGCCGAGGGGCGTGTCCTCCGGCTTGATCTTCAGGGCGACCTTCTCGCTGAGCGGCGAGGACCCGGCGTGGATGCCGATCTTCCGGGGCAGGCCGGACTGGATGAAGATGTCCCCGCCGTTTTCGACGATGACCTCCGGCGAGTACCGGAGCAGTTCCACCCCGACGAACTGGCTGACCGCACCGGCCACGGCGGCCATCGGGCCGACGCCGGCGGCGGCGCCGGCCTCGCTCATCCGGCGGACGATGGGCGGCGCCCAGGGGGCCGGGTCGATGGGCACGAGGCTGGTCCGGAACTCCGGTACGGCCAGGATGTACCCCTCGAGCTGCCGCCTGAGTTCGACGACCAGGGCCATGGCCTCGGCCTCCAGCCGCCGGTGGGCGCCGATCTGGAGGTCGGTCTCTTTCAGGCAGCAGTTGAAGAAGACGAGGTTCTGACCCTTGAACAGGTCGCGGTAGGTCCGGGGCTCGTACATGGGGTCAACTGGCCGGCGTCCCGCCGATGGCCGGGGCGATGGCCCGCATCGGACAGGCCTTCAGGCAGGACTCGCAGACGAAGCAGTCGGCCGGCGTGAAGACCAGGCTCCAGTCCTTCTGGTCCAGGGACAGGGCCCCCGACGGACAGACGGCGGTGCAGGCCCCGCAGTCGATGCAGCGGTCGCGGTCCCAGGAGACGGCGCTCTCGACGATGTGGAACTCGACCCCCTCGTCCCGGACGAAGCGAGTCGCCCCGTCGATCGCTTCCTCCTGTCCCTCGACGTCCATCACCAGGACGCCGACCCGGTTGG
This region includes:
- a CDS encoding phosphosulfolactate synthase, encoding MTSRDRYPSHERPPKAWGGLVSPPMGGRSRPPRRAGVTMVIDKGMGTTETAGLLELAADYIDFWKLPFGTSAFYPEPTLRRKLEILTQSGVKSYPGGTFLEVAIWQDRLEPFLTKAKDLGFTAIEVSDGTIPLLPEERERAIRLSHELGFTVLSEVGKKDPRERIPWETMRRIIQEDLSQGVRFVIVEGREMGRGVGIYNEAGQIVDEEVSKILSAVRDTNLIIWEAPLKNQQEQLILRFGPNVNLGNIPPAEILALESLRTGLRADTLRASLYKT
- a CDS encoding hydroxyacid dehydrogenase, which encodes MVTDRSGRSGRIVISEYLWEEGLAEVDHRFRISYDRTLFADVDRLRREVGSAEALIVRNQTRVDDALMRLGPTLRVVGRLGVGLDNIDVGAAHRRGVEVVYAPEANATSVAEFAVAAALALSRRLIPAHLHTVAGGWDRTSFSGGELSGKTAGIIGLGRIGELVAHRLKAFGLRLLAFDPRLSPTDLTVIENGITLVPWPDILAEVDLITLHLPLTAETVNLVGREELGRMRPTAMLVNTSRGGVLDEKALYEALTEGHIAGAALDVRRHEPPRTGVDPDFSRFDNVVLTPHIAGLTREADLKVTRTVLLDVQRVLRGEPPSFPASAATLSFPRPAKMNGG
- the panD gene encoding aspartate 1-decarboxylase → MLRMMAKSKLHRVTCTQANLNYVGSITLDRALMDAAGIVPYEMVQITNIANGTWWQTYAIPGDAGSGVVCLNGASARHFHPGDKVIVISYGYYSEAEVKRLVPKIVFVDRKNRITEVASEEIPFTEYLPPDER
- a CDS encoding UPF0280 family protein → MYEPRTYRDLFKGQNLVFFNCCLKETDLQIGAHRRLEAEAMALVVELRRQLEGYILAVPEFRTSLVPIDPAPWAPPIVRRMSEAGAAAGVGPMAAVAGAVSQFVGVELLRYSPEVIVENGGDIFIQSGLPRKIGIHAGSSPLSEKVALKIKPEDTPLGVCTSAGTVGPSLSFGRTDATVVVARDAALADAAATAIGNRVKTADDIEAGLRVAGRIRGLLGAVVIIGDKLGAWGDVDLQPF
- a CDS encoding NIL domain-containing protein, producing the protein MKRIKALLRFPPNRAGKPITYHLVKDYDLRINILHAEVAANRVGVLVMDVEGQEEAIDGATRFVRDEGVEFHIVESAVSWDRDRCIDCGACTAVCPSGALSLDQKDWSLVFTPADCFVCESCLKACPMRAIAPAIGGTPAS